A region from the Aquimarina sp. ERC-38 genome encodes:
- the argH gene encoding argininosuccinate lyase, which yields MSNNKNNDQSSVPPSGVKGHKLWDKGLPTDQKIDLFTVGNDRQLDLVIAKYDVQATLAHAKMLYKIELLSEKEIIAIEKELNQIAKDIESGTFTIEDQFEDVHSKIEYELTQRIGEAGKKIHTARSRNDQVLVAMHLYLKEELAQIKSSIKELSDNLLDAAEKYKEILLPGYTHLQIAMPSSFGLWFSAYAESFVDDLYFVNAAYKVVDQNPLGSAAGYGSSFAIDREFTTKELRFETLKYNVVAAQMSRGKSEKSTAFAISSLAGTLSKLAMDVCLYMSQNFNFMSIPSEFTTGSSIMPHKKNPDVFELIRGKCNKIQALPYELTLLTNNLPSGYHRDLQLLKEGIVPAIQDVKACIEMATYALKNVKVNKTILDDTKYDYLFSVDTLNELVQNGMSFRDAYVKIGQDIENGNYQPKKSTKHTHLGSINNLALDQIRQKLKNA from the coding sequence ATGAGTAATAACAAAAATAACGATCAAAGTAGTGTTCCACCTTCGGGGGTTAAGGGGCATAAACTTTGGGATAAAGGATTACCGACCGATCAAAAAATAGATTTATTTACCGTGGGGAATGACCGGCAATTGGATTTGGTTATTGCCAAGTATGATGTACAGGCTACTCTGGCGCATGCTAAAATGCTCTATAAGATTGAATTATTATCAGAAAAAGAGATAATTGCAATTGAAAAGGAACTGAATCAAATTGCTAAGGATATAGAATCCGGAACTTTTACCATCGAAGATCAATTTGAAGACGTACATTCTAAAATTGAATACGAACTGACCCAACGTATTGGGGAAGCTGGTAAAAAAATCCATACTGCCCGATCACGGAACGATCAGGTTTTGGTAGCTATGCATTTGTATTTAAAAGAAGAATTAGCTCAAATCAAATCTTCCATAAAAGAACTATCCGACAATTTGTTAGATGCTGCTGAAAAATATAAAGAAATTTTACTTCCGGGATATACGCATTTGCAGATCGCAATGCCTTCATCTTTTGGTCTTTGGTTTTCTGCGTATGCTGAGAGTTTTGTGGATGATCTGTATTTTGTAAACGCTGCCTACAAAGTAGTAGATCAAAACCCATTAGGAAGTGCTGCGGGTTACGGAAGTTCGTTTGCAATTGATCGGGAGTTTACTACTAAAGAATTGCGTTTTGAAACATTAAAATATAACGTGGTAGCAGCGCAAATGAGCCGCGGTAAATCCGAAAAATCAACTGCTTTTGCCATTAGTAGTTTAGCAGGTACCTTATCCAAGTTGGCTATGGACGTTTGTTTATACATGAGCCAAAATTTTAATTTTATGAGCATTCCTTCAGAATTTACGACGGGTTCTAGTATTATGCCGCATAAAAAGAATCCTGATGTTTTTGAATTAATTAGGGGGAAATGTAATAAAATTCAAGCCTTGCCTTATGAACTTACTTTATTAACCAATAATTTGCCGAGTGGATATCACCGGGATTTACAGTTATTAAAAGAAGGAATCGTTCCTGCTATTCAGGACGTAAAAGCTTGTATAGAAATGGCTACTTATGCGCTAAAGAATGTCAAAGTAAATAAAACCATTCTCGATGATACTAAATATGATTACTTGTTTAGCGTAGATACCTTAAACGAATTGGTTCAAAACGGAATGTCGTTCCGGGATGCCTATGTAAAAATCGGACAGGATATTGAAAACGGAAATTATCAACCTAAAAAGAGTACCAAACATACGCATCTGGGGAGTATTAATAACCTAGCTTTAGACCAAATTCGCCAGAAGCTTAAAAATGCGTAA
- a CDS encoding M20 family metallo-hydrolase — translation MQQELTKQAIALLKNLIETQSFSSEEEGTAVLIENWFKRYNIPFQRENNNIWAFNKNFDASKPSILLNSHHDTVKPNGNYTRNPFEAKVEEGKLFGLGSNDAGGCLISLIATFTYFYERTDLAYNLIITATAEEESSGPLGLKSILSHFTNVEFAIVGEPTLMQLAIAEKGLLVLDVSVNGTASHAAHPNNDNSIYNALPVIQWFQNYQFKKESETLGKVKMTVTQLAAGNQHNVVPSHCNLVVDIRVNDCYTNQEVLEEVSKAMPENTTVKPRSLRLGSSSIPKDHPVVLSGMAMGRTTYGSPTLSDQSVLSCPSLKLGPGDSTRSHSADEFIYVNEIEEGVALYIQILEGIL, via the coding sequence GTGCAACAAGAACTTACAAAACAAGCTATAGCCCTTTTAAAAAACCTGATTGAAACGCAATCTTTTTCTTCGGAGGAGGAGGGGACTGCGGTACTTATTGAAAATTGGTTTAAACGTTACAATATTCCTTTTCAACGTGAGAATAATAATATTTGGGCGTTTAATAAGAATTTTGATGCCTCCAAGCCCAGTATTCTTTTAAACTCACATCATGATACGGTAAAACCTAACGGTAATTATACCCGGAACCCGTTTGAAGCCAAAGTTGAAGAGGGAAAATTATTCGGGTTAGGAAGTAATGATGCCGGTGGTTGCCTGATTTCGTTAATTGCAACCTTTACCTATTTCTATGAACGTACGGATTTGGCTTACAACTTAATCATTACCGCTACCGCCGAAGAGGAGAGTAGCGGTCCGCTTGGTTTAAAAAGTATTCTCAGTCATTTTACAAACGTAGAATTTGCTATTGTAGGCGAACCGACCTTAATGCAATTGGCAATTGCTGAAAAAGGATTGTTGGTTTTAGATGTTTCGGTTAATGGAACGGCAAGTCATGCTGCACATCCTAATAATGACAACTCTATTTATAACGCCTTGCCAGTGATTCAATGGTTTCAAAATTATCAATTTAAAAAAGAATCTGAAACTTTAGGCAAAGTCAAAATGACGGTCACACAGTTGGCAGCAGGAAATCAGCATAACGTGGTTCCTTCTCATTGTAATCTGGTGGTAGATATTCGGGTGAATGATTGTTATACGAACCAGGAGGTTCTAGAAGAAGTCTCGAAAGCTATGCCTGAAAATACCACAGTCAAACCTAGATCATTGCGTTTGGGCTCTTCATCTATTCCTAAAGATCATCCGGTCGTTTTATCCGGTATGGCTATGGGAAGAACTACCTACGGTTCGCCAACGCTCTCCGATCAATCGGTTTTGAGTTGTCCGTCGTTAAAACTAGGCCCGGGGGATTCAACCCGATCACATTCGGCAGATGAATTTATTTACGTAAATGAGATTGAAGAAGGGGTAGCATTGTATATTCAGATTTTGGAGGGGATTTTATGA
- a CDS encoding VOC family protein: MRLLTYQDGNAEKAMNFYIDIFNNSKIINVIRWKKEAPITEGKIMQATFELDGNLFMCSDNPPIHDCNFSPAVSNYIDCESEVEINRLFSKLSDNRKVTMELANYGFSQKFGWVIDQFGVSWQFNLK, from the coding sequence ATGAGGTTGCTAACTTATCAGGATGGAAACGCCGAAAAAGCGATGAATTTTTATATAGATATATTCAATAATTCTAAAATAATCAATGTTATACGTTGGAAAAAAGAAGCACCTATTACGGAAGGAAAGATTATGCAAGCAACCTTTGAACTTGATGGAAATTTATTTATGTGTAGCGATAATCCCCCAATTCACGATTGTAATTTTTCACCTGCCGTTTCGAACTATATCGATTGTGAGAGTGAAGTAGAAATAAATAGACTTTTTTCAAAATTATCGGATAACAGAAAAGTTACCATGGAACTAGCTAATTACGGTTTTAGTCAAAAGTTCGGATGGGTAATTGACCAATTCGGCGTTTCTTGGCAATTTAATTTAAAATAG
- a CDS encoding N-acetylornithine carbamoyltransferase, whose translation MKNYTSVQDIDSVATWVEEAIQLKKNPLVDKDLGKDKTIGLVFFNPSLRTRLSTQKAALNLGMNVMVMNFTGEGWALEYEDGAVMNQGTSEHVKEAAQVVSQYCDILAIRAFAKLENREEDYQEKVLTNFIKYASIPIVNMESAIGHPLQALTDAITITEHNTKKRPKVVLSWAPHPKALPQAVANSFVEIVQKMDAEFVITHPEGFELLEKITRNVPIEYDQEKAFTNADFVYVKNWSSYKNYGEIGKNLEDWIITEEKMNKTNNGKFMHCLPVRRNVVVADGVLDSEASIVIEQANNRTYAAQLVLKKILSPLAPQRGNLIL comes from the coding sequence ATGAAAAATTACACTTCAGTACAAGATATAGATTCGGTAGCAACCTGGGTAGAAGAAGCTATTCAATTAAAAAAAAATCCTTTGGTTGATAAAGACCTGGGGAAAGATAAGACGATTGGTTTGGTATTTTTTAATCCGAGCCTTCGTACCCGGTTAAGTACGCAAAAAGCGGCTTTAAATTTGGGTATGAACGTAATGGTAATGAATTTTACCGGTGAAGGTTGGGCGCTAGAATACGAAGATGGTGCGGTAATGAATCAGGGAACTTCAGAACATGTAAAAGAAGCTGCTCAGGTAGTTTCACAATATTGTGATATACTCGCAATCCGTGCTTTTGCTAAACTGGAAAACCGGGAAGAAGATTACCAGGAAAAAGTGCTTACCAACTTTATAAAGTACGCTAGTATTCCTATTGTAAATATGGAAAGCGCCATTGGACATCCTTTACAAGCCTTGACGGATGCAATAACCATCACTGAACACAACACTAAAAAGAGGCCTAAAGTGGTATTATCATGGGCGCCACATCCTAAAGCTTTACCGCAGGCGGTAGCCAACTCCTTTGTAGAAATCGTTCAAAAAATGGATGCGGAATTTGTGATTACGCATCCCGAAGGCTTTGAACTTTTAGAAAAAATTACAAGAAATGTTCCTATTGAGTATGATCAAGAAAAGGCATTTACCAATGCTGATTTTGTGTATGTAAAAAACTGGAGTTCATATAAAAACTACGGGGAAATTGGTAAAAACCTGGAAGATTGGATCATTACCGAAGAGAAGATGAATAAAACTAATAACGGGAAGTTTATGCATTGTTTACCAGTTCGAAGAAATGTGGTGGTTGCAGATGGTGTTCTAGATAGTGAAGCATCTATAGTGATTGAACAGGCAAATAACCGGACGTATGCCGCGCAGTTGGTGTTGAAGAAAATTTTGAGCCCCCTAGCCCCCCAAAGGGGGAATTTGATTTTGTGA
- a CDS encoding glutamate-5-semialdehyde dehydrogenase: MEQIKEQTSKTILSIAQRNAVLSRMAILVDKNRKQILEANQKDVTSYSGEDIAMYDRLKVDDVKIEGMIDSLTQLASQEDPIGVERFSFTHDNGLQIYNKTAAFGTILIIYESRPDVTIEAAGIAFKSGNKILLKGGKESLNSNLAIVELWHQALSEQSISTDWVTYLNYDRKTTQAFLEKPTQTIDLIVPRGGEKLIAFVKQHASCPVIVSGRGNNFVYVHKDADPSMALDIIINAKTAKISACNAVDKVLIDTNLPDKEVFIQNLIERLQSYKVEILGDAAIATYKEVFPIENKEIWKEEFLDYKIVIGSVEDIDDAIQMINTHSGGHSATITTRDKIEAEAFMSAVDCAAVYHNASTRFTDGFQFGLGGELAISTDKLHQRGPIGLQHLVTNKWYVHGSGQIR, from the coding sequence ATGGAACAAATAAAAGAACAGACATCCAAAACTATTTTAAGTATCGCTCAGAGAAATGCGGTACTTAGTCGAATGGCAATACTGGTCGATAAAAACCGAAAACAAATTCTGGAAGCAAATCAAAAAGATGTGACCAGCTATTCCGGGGAAGATATTGCTATGTACGATCGCTTAAAAGTAGATGATGTGAAGATCGAAGGTATGATTGATTCTTTAACGCAGTTAGCTAGCCAGGAAGATCCGATTGGAGTGGAGCGTTTTAGCTTTACTCATGACAATGGACTACAAATTTATAATAAGACCGCAGCTTTTGGAACCATATTAATCATTTACGAATCTCGTCCGGATGTTACCATTGAAGCTGCCGGAATTGCTTTTAAATCCGGGAATAAGATATTGTTAAAAGGCGGTAAAGAGTCCCTAAATTCTAACCTTGCTATCGTTGAACTTTGGCATCAGGCATTATCTGAACAAAGTATTTCTACGGACTGGGTTACCTATCTCAACTATGATCGTAAAACAACCCAAGCTTTTTTAGAAAAACCTACGCAAACAATCGATTTAATCGTACCCCGAGGAGGAGAAAAGTTAATTGCCTTTGTGAAGCAACATGCAAGCTGTCCGGTAATTGTGAGCGGAAGGGGTAACAATTTCGTATACGTTCATAAGGATGCAGATCCATCCATGGCATTGGATATTATTATCAATGCAAAAACAGCCAAAATTTCAGCTTGTAATGCAGTAGATAAAGTATTAATTGATACTAACTTACCAGATAAAGAGGTTTTTATTCAAAATTTAATTGAAAGGTTACAAAGCTATAAAGTTGAAATTTTAGGAGATGCCGCTATTGCGACGTATAAAGAAGTTTTTCCTATCGAAAATAAGGAAATTTGGAAAGAAGAATTTTTGGACTATAAAATTGTTATAGGTTCGGTTGAAGATATTGATGATGCTATACAAATGATCAATACCCATTCCGGAGGACATTCCGCTACTATTACCACCAGAGATAAGATTGAAGCTGAAGCTTTTATGTCGGCAGTAGATTGTGCAGCGGTATATCACAATGCTTCCACTCGTTTTACCGATGGATTTCAATTTGGACTGGGTGGAGAATTAGCAATAAGTACGGATAAATTACATCAAAGAGGACCTATTGGATTACAACATTTGGTTACAAATAAATGGTATGTTCATGGGAGCGGACAAATTCGGTAA
- the argB gene encoding acetylglutamate kinase yields MKEELLVVKIGGNVIEDEQTLHSFLADFARIKQPKILIHGGGKLATQLAAKLKIKTEMIDGRRITSAENLEVVVMTYAGLLNKKIVAQLQKNNCNAIGLSGADGNSIQSKKREVQMIDYGWVGDVVAVNHSFIHQLLSAGVIPIFCAVTHDKEGHLLNTNADTIAATVASGMSALYATSLFYCFELKGVLEDIKDKDSVISEINLRKYNELVESGSIADGMLPKLHNCFEALKGGVEKVHIANSEFLKNPGIVHTVLRL; encoded by the coding sequence ATGAAAGAAGAATTATTGGTAGTTAAAATAGGAGGAAATGTGATTGAAGATGAACAAACTTTGCATTCTTTTTTGGCGGATTTCGCTAGAATTAAGCAACCAAAAATTTTAATACATGGAGGCGGTAAGTTGGCAACTCAATTAGCAGCAAAATTAAAAATTAAAACGGAAATGATTGACGGCAGAAGAATTACTTCGGCGGAAAATCTAGAGGTGGTAGTAATGACTTATGCAGGACTGTTAAATAAAAAAATAGTAGCTCAACTACAGAAAAATAATTGTAATGCGATTGGATTAAGCGGAGCGGATGGAAACAGCATTCAGTCTAAAAAGCGGGAAGTACAAATGATTGATTACGGTTGGGTAGGGGATGTCGTAGCAGTAAATCATAGTTTTATACATCAGCTACTATCTGCAGGAGTGATTCCGATTTTTTGCGCCGTCACACATGATAAGGAAGGACATTTATTAAATACCAATGCGGATACTATCGCAGCAACGGTGGCTTCGGGAATGAGTGCATTGTACGCCACTTCTTTATTTTATTGTTTTGAGTTAAAAGGGGTTTTAGAAGATATTAAAGATAAAGATTCGGTTATTTCGGAGATTAATCTTAGGAAGTACAATGAACTGGTTGAAAGCGGTAGTATTGCAGATGGGATGTTACCCAAATTGCATAATTGTTTTGAAGCGCTAAAAGGCGGAGTAGAGAAGGTGCATATTGCGAATAGTGAGTTTTTAAAGAATCCTGGTATAGTGCATACGGTTCTGAGGCTTTAG
- a CDS encoding IS3 family transposase, giving the protein MGYSLNKLYNVVGISKQAVHQYAKRQEVFDRKIEGLVVEVDELRKDFPGCGVEKMYDILQPNFIGRDRFVETMMLLGYRLKIKKNYKRTTIAAKVYYPNLIKGMEVAAPSVIWQSDITYILICGKHYYAVFIIDVYTKKIVGYCLSDHMRATANLKALQMALKDHKPPKVHHSDRGGQYIYKAYIKLLEQHDCRISMAQSAQDNAYAERINRTIKRDYLDYWEIKTFDQLKKRMKQAVNHYNHVRTHNNIDKKTPVQFEENFPSINKDQRKTITIFNNEI; this is encoded by the coding sequence ATGGGTTATTCATTAAATAAGCTATATAACGTTGTAGGTATTAGCAAACAAGCCGTACACCAATACGCTAAGCGCCAAGAAGTCTTTGATCGGAAGATTGAGGGCTTAGTAGTAGAGGTAGATGAGTTGCGCAAAGACTTTCCGGGTTGTGGGGTAGAAAAGATGTACGATATACTACAACCTAATTTTATTGGTAGGGACAGGTTTGTAGAAACTATGATGTTATTGGGCTATAGGCTCAAGATCAAGAAGAACTATAAAAGGACGACTATTGCCGCTAAGGTGTATTACCCTAATTTAATTAAAGGGATGGAAGTAGCTGCACCGTCAGTAATTTGGCAAAGTGATATTACTTACATTCTTATTTGTGGGAAGCATTATTATGCAGTCTTTATCATTGACGTTTATACAAAGAAAATTGTAGGTTACTGCCTATCGGACCATATGCGTGCTACGGCTAACCTAAAAGCTTTACAAATGGCACTAAAGGACCATAAACCACCAAAGGTACATCACTCCGATAGGGGCGGTCAATATATCTACAAAGCCTATATCAAGCTTTTAGAACAACATGACTGTAGGATCAGTATGGCACAATCTGCCCAAGATAACGCTTATGCAGAACGTATCAACAGGACTATCAAAAGGGATTATCTTGACTACTGGGAGATTAAAACCTTTGATCAACTAAAGAAAAGAATGAAGCAAGCTGTCAACCATTACAACCATGTAAGGACACATAACAACATCGATAAGAAAACGCCAGTCCAGTTTGAAGAAAACTTTCCTTCAATAAACAAAGATCAAAGGAAAACAATAACTATTTTTAACAATGAAATATAA
- a CDS encoding aspartate aminotransferase family protein: MKLFEVYPLYDVEPVKAYDSTVVDKNGTKYLDLYGGHAVISIGHSHPHYVKRIQDQVAQIGFYSNAVQNSLQSDLAEKLGQMSGCTNYSLFLCNSGAEANENALKLASFHTGKSRVIAFHNGFHGRTSAAVAATDNKSINAPLNQQQNVTFLPLNDFELAKTEIQKGDVCAVIIEPIQGVGGLDEPNTEFLQNIEKVCKESQVVLILDEVQSGFGRSGKFFAHQHHGITPDIISIAKGMGNGFPVGGIMIAPHIKASYGLLGTTFGGNHLACAAVMAVLEVMETEELLDNTRLTGEYFIAEAKKLPGVKKIKGRGLMLGLEFDFEVGALRKELIYQEHIFTGGAKNKKVLRILPPLNIGKQEIDQFFSSLKKVLEKAEFLSLKG; the protein is encoded by the coding sequence ATGAAACTATTCGAAGTATATCCGTTGTATGATGTAGAGCCGGTAAAAGCCTATGACAGTACCGTAGTTGATAAAAATGGAACAAAATACCTGGATTTATACGGTGGTCATGCGGTTATTTCTATTGGACATTCGCATCCGCATTACGTGAAAAGAATACAAGATCAGGTTGCACAAATAGGATTTTATTCTAACGCCGTACAAAACAGCCTGCAAAGTGATTTAGCAGAAAAATTAGGGCAAATGTCAGGATGTACTAATTACAGCTTATTTCTTTGTAATTCAGGAGCAGAAGCCAATGAAAATGCGTTGAAACTCGCTTCCTTCCATACCGGAAAATCACGGGTAATTGCTTTTCACAACGGTTTTCACGGACGGACTTCGGCTGCGGTAGCAGCTACGGATAATAAAAGTATTAATGCACCTTTAAATCAACAGCAGAACGTCACCTTCCTACCACTTAATGATTTTGAGTTAGCCAAGACTGAAATCCAAAAAGGTGACGTTTGCGCTGTTATTATTGAACCTATCCAGGGAGTAGGAGGCTTGGATGAACCTAACACGGAATTTTTGCAGAATATAGAAAAAGTATGCAAAGAAAGCCAGGTGGTTTTGATTCTGGACGAAGTTCAGTCAGGTTTTGGACGAAGCGGGAAGTTTTTTGCACATCAACATCATGGAATTACCCCGGATATTATTTCGATTGCCAAAGGTATGGGTAATGGATTTCCGGTGGGGGGAATTATGATTGCCCCTCATATTAAAGCCAGTTACGGTTTGTTAGGAACCACCTTTGGAGGAAATCACCTGGCTTGTGCTGCGGTTATGGCGGTATTAGAAGTGATGGAAACGGAAGAATTACTGGACAACACACGATTAACCGGTGAATATTTTATAGCAGAAGCAAAAAAACTACCGGGAGTAAAGAAAATAAAAGGAAGAGGCTTAATGTTAGGATTAGAATTTGACTTTGAAGTGGGAGCCTTACGTAAAGAATTAATTTACCAGGAACATATCTTTACTGGCGGAGCTAAAAATAAAAAGGTATTACGAATCCTTCCACCCTTAAACATCGGAAAACAAGAAATCGACCAATTTTTTAGTTCGCTGAAAAAGGTATTAGAAAAGGCTGAATTTTTAAGTTTAAAGGGCTAA
- a CDS encoding cupin domain-containing protein, giving the protein MEVVNINEKFEQFQDFWNPRIIGELNGQQVKIARLKDEFIMHQHEQEDELFLVIEGVLEMEFKDQIKRIHPMEFLIVPKGTPHRPKAIGEVKVLLFEPKTTLNTGEFTNEFTKEKLDRV; this is encoded by the coding sequence ATGGAAGTAGTCAATATAAACGAAAAATTCGAACAATTTCAGGATTTTTGGAACCCTAGAATTATAGGTGAGTTAAACGGGCAACAGGTAAAAATAGCCCGGTTAAAGGATGAATTTATCATGCATCAACACGAACAGGAAGACGAACTCTTTTTGGTTATTGAAGGTGTTTTGGAAATGGAATTTAAAGACCAGATAAAACGTATTCACCCAATGGAGTTTTTAATTGTTCCCAAAGGTACGCCACATCGTCCTAAAGCCATCGGAGAAGTAAAAGTACTCTTATTTGAACCCAAAACTACTTTAAATACAGGGGAATTCACGAATGAGTTTACTAAGGAAAAGTTGGATAGGGTTTGA
- the proB gene encoding glutamate 5-kinase, giving the protein MGADKFGKKRIVLKIGTNTLTRQTDQISRGKLEDIGRQILALQEHYEFVLVSSGAIAVAKQFVNLEANGKEIKVKQALASIGQPHLMRIFQESFRDLGLLTAQCLMSYADFERKEARVNIVNTMNVLLENNYIPIINENDTVATDEIQFGDNDKLAGLTASLIKADLLIIATNTDGIYTRESVEDKSFKTIEEASDLKLLQKEVAEGKSTHGTGGMKTKIEAAGIAQKAGVTTWIVNGLKDHFITDAIEGKSSFTRVGLVG; this is encoded by the coding sequence ATGGGAGCGGACAAATTCGGTAAAAAAAGAATTGTTTTAAAAATAGGTACTAATACCCTAACCCGGCAAACCGATCAAATTTCGAGGGGAAAACTTGAAGATATCGGAAGACAAATTCTGGCACTACAGGAACATTACGAATTTGTATTGGTAAGTTCAGGTGCAATTGCAGTGGCTAAGCAATTTGTCAACCTGGAAGCTAATGGTAAAGAGATTAAAGTAAAACAAGCTTTGGCTTCTATCGGACAACCTCATTTAATGCGTATTTTTCAGGAAAGTTTTCGTGATTTAGGACTTTTAACCGCTCAATGTTTAATGTCGTATGCCGATTTTGAAAGAAAAGAAGCTAGGGTTAACATTGTCAACACTATGAACGTCTTACTGGAGAATAACTATATCCCCATCATTAACGAAAATGATACGGTCGCTACAGATGAAATTCAGTTTGGCGATAATGATAAATTAGCCGGGTTAACCGCTTCTTTAATAAAAGCTGACTTACTAATCATTGCCACTAATACCGACGGAATTTATACTCGAGAATCGGTAGAAGATAAATCGTTTAAGACAATAGAAGAAGCTTCGGATTTGAAATTGCTTCAGAAAGAGGTAGCAGAAGGAAAATCAACACATGGTACCGGAGGAATGAAAACCAAAATTGAAGCGGCCGGAATTGCCCAAAAAGCCGGGGTTACTACCTGGATTGTGAATGGTTTAAAAGATCATTTTATAACAGATGCCATTGAAGGAAAATCTTCTTTTACCAGGGTTGGGTTGGTTGGTTGA
- a CDS encoding putative Ig domain-containing protein produces the protein MAKVITITTILLNLFINKTYSQTTDFFKQPYPDSIPAVFAPGAISVAGRLEHGFSLTPDMQEMAFGVLDKKDFSGRIWYTHNTGGQWTKPELFRPLKNKCVFLPYFSPDGTSLLYAKSKTLKDNYITDIWRLEKQSGKWGNSQKLTGAVNTSAREASACMTLTGTIYFSSNRKETSLSDLFYTVPNATEYSEVVRINTLSSIKDEESIFVAPDETYIIFSRFETTDKGPDLYISYRTIENQWTSPVALDVNINTSEWERRPFVTSDQRFLFFTRLSIKGSEITESDIYWVNTQKVFKPYVFHPIPVKTIQKSKETILEMLPDFFKDIDDSKLEISLDTTNPKWVTFNSEKQILSLHPNQTGEFKVTLVATDKAFNKTTASIKIMVIN, from the coding sequence ATGGCAAAGGTAATTACCATAACCACAATACTCCTTAATTTATTCATAAATAAAACCTACAGTCAAACCACAGACTTTTTTAAACAACCCTACCCAGACTCTATTCCCGCTGTTTTTGCTCCGGGGGCGATATCAGTAGCAGGTAGGTTGGAACATGGATTTTCGTTGACACCAGATATGCAAGAAATGGCTTTTGGGGTTTTAGATAAAAAAGATTTTAGTGGTCGGATTTGGTATACGCATAATACAGGTGGACAGTGGACAAAACCGGAACTGTTTAGACCTTTAAAAAATAAATGTGTTTTTCTACCGTACTTTTCGCCGGATGGAACCTCTCTATTATACGCAAAAAGTAAAACGCTTAAAGACAATTATATTACTGATATTTGGAGGTTAGAAAAACAAAGTGGTAAATGGGGTAATTCTCAAAAACTGACTGGTGCTGTGAATACTTCGGCTAGAGAGGCTTCGGCTTGTATGACGTTAACTGGTACTATTTATTTTTCTTCTAACCGTAAGGAAACGTCCTTGTCAGATCTATTTTATACGGTACCTAATGCAACAGAGTATTCTGAGGTAGTACGTATAAATACTCTTTCTTCTATAAAAGATGAGGAAAGTATCTTTGTGGCTCCGGATGAAACCTATATAATCTTTAGTCGATTTGAAACTACGGATAAGGGTCCGGACTTATATATCAGTTATCGAACTATTGAAAATCAATGGACTTCTCCCGTTGCTTTGGATGTCAACATTAATACTTCTGAATGGGAGCGAAGGCCTTTTGTGACTTCGGATCAGCGTTTTTTATTCTTTACTCGGCTAAGTATTAAGGGCTCTGAAATAACGGAATCTGATATTTATTGGGTAAATACCCAAAAAGTTTTTAAACCTTATGTTTTTCATCCGATTCCAGTTAAAACTATTCAAAAAAGTAAAGAAACAATACTGGAAATGCTACCGGATTTCTTTAAAGATATCGATGATTCCAAATTAGAAATTAGTTTAGATACTACAAACCCAAAATGGGTAACTTTTAATAGCGAAAAGCAAATTTTGAGTTTACATCCAAATCAAACCGGAGAATTTAAGGTTACACTGGTTGCAACAGATAAAGCCTTTAACAAAACCACTGCCAGTATTAAAATTATGGTGATAAATTAG
- a CDS encoding transposase, with amino-acid sequence MRANLKSIQKRRKYSEDFKKQLVSDFESGKFSVPQLERIHKISRSNIYKWIYKYSTFNEHGSRVVEMKHSSSEKLKELEKKVKELEAALGRKQIKIDYLEKVVEIAKDELNIDIKKNFNTPQLGGSKSISK; translated from the coding sequence ATGAGAGCAAATTTAAAGAGTATTCAGAAGAGAAGAAAATATTCTGAGGATTTTAAAAAACAATTGGTCAGTGACTTTGAATCGGGTAAGTTCAGTGTCCCACAATTGGAGCGGATACATAAGATATCCCGCTCAAATATCTACAAATGGATTTATAAATATTCTACCTTTAACGAGCATGGATCAAGAGTTGTAGAGATGAAACACAGTAGTTCGGAGAAGTTAAAAGAATTAGAGAAAAAGGTTAAAGAGTTGGAAGCTGCCCTGGGGCGTAAACAAATCAAGATTGACTATCTGGAGAAGGTGGTGGAGATAGCCAAAGATGAACTTAACATCGATATTAAAAAAAACTTCAACACCCCACAATTAGGTGGTTCCAAAAGCATCAGCAAGTAA